In a single window of the Acyrthosiphon pisum isolate AL4f chromosome X, pea_aphid_22Mar2018_4r6ur, whole genome shotgun sequence genome:
- the LOC100160306 gene encoding acidic fibroblast growth factor intracellular-binding protein: protein MNAPSPEVDVFISNYTIVDPDVYHLWVNGYSASEAVSILKQYGILEEMGTTLDLVASDILDHYRTYSLLEKIIHYPTKLDQQLAFQIEPQTKHILVEKYYEIDDIVVREFLGKKLSSKHRKDLDEVSEKTSIAIKSCRRQFDNVKRVFKAVEELQGSVIQNISSIFLLSEDLAKKYGVIVFIACMRFETSKRKLQMLTFPDFYEPTLCIMNKWTYPKSSPEFGDTDLDREFLLELREVRVLLDKEKDHKHIVCQKLKPEFLEKTYNSMEVNFRLLSRAIIGIAYNLHHNRDLRGFFLEVVERIIDPWRILGWIKVDVMNFLKVYVNCAIELDVFQDAEVKKAWERYMDVITTSVKQLY from the exons ATGAACGCACCTAGTCCGGAAGTAGATGTGTTTATTAGCAACTACACGATCGTCGATCCAGACGTATATCATCTGTGGGTGAATGGATATTCCG CGTCGGAAGCTGTGTCCATTCTGAAACAGTATGGTATTCTGGAGGAGATGGGCACTACACTCGACTTGGTTGCATCCGACATATTAGACCATTACAGGACTTACAGTTTgctagaaaaaataatacattatccGACAAAGTTAGATCAACAGCTGGCATTTCAAATAGAGCCACAAACGAAACACATATTAGtagaaaa gtattatgaaATAGATGATATAGTTGTTCGAGAATttcttggaaaaaaattatcatcaaaaCATCGTAAAGATTTAGATGAAGTTAGTGAAAAAACAAGCATCGCTATAAAATCTTGCAG acgtCAATTTGACAATGTCAAAAGAGTTTTCAAGGCCGTTGAAGAACTTCAAGGTTCTGTTATCCAAAATATTTCTAGCATATTTCTATTATCAGAAGATCTGGCTAA GAAGTATGGAGTAATTGTTTTCATAGCCTGTATGCGTTTTGAAACCTCGAAACGTAAATTACAAATGTTAACATTTCCTGACTTTTATGAACCAACTCTTTGTATTATGAACAAGTGGACTTATCCTAAAAGTAGTCCAGAATTTGGAGACACTGACTTGGATCGAGAATTTTTGCTTGAATTAAGAGAAGTTAGAGTATTATTGGACAAAGAGAAGGATCAcaaaca TATtgtatgtcaaaaattaaaGCCAGAGTTTCtagaaaaaacatataatagtatGGAAGTTAATTTTCGTTTGCTGAGTAGAGCAATAATAGGAATAGCCTATAATCTTCACCACAATAGAGACTTGAG aggATTCTTCCTGGAAGTAGTAGAAAGAATTATTGATCCATGGAGAATACTTGGTTGGATCAAAGTAGATGTGATGAATTTCCTTAAAGTATACGTCAACTGTGCCATAGAATTAGATGTATTcca GGATGCAGAAGTGAAGAAAGCTTGGGAACGGTATATGGATGTAATAACAACCAGTGTCAAACAACTCTACTaa
- the LOC100169173 gene encoding E3 ubiquitin-protein ligase rnf8-B isoform X1, with the protein MQSSDICMFYLRGACRFGSKCWNSHDLTRRSPRALSLAAVATAAYYEQENPIMSPITNTSTSTSASSSTSASSSASTSTSASSSTSTNASASTSGKSMQEQPKGLQLLLEASMQPILKQSDDSGIEIEKAAAELSVAMKSGNGKSVKETASKLHALHQKKKKESTENDNSAWNDIIRSAIDNDLQCNVCFEIFIKPTVLNCSHTFCESCIHVWTKRNKKCPICRVHIKSKSYCLTLDSFIEKIVEQLPKEVKHKRGVAIKDRNNKMKLEKPRPNRAFRGFDLESNGIDLVALLGLDDTMDDDTPRFFPMDDDDDDDDGGDDDIDEDVIIEESEMFRRNLHDTVVNTRGVNPLMSYIVGNEEQPSSRSGTRPHNSSARH; encoded by the exons ATGCAGTCTTCAGATATCTGCATGTTTTACTTGCGAGGCGCTTGCAGGTTTGGCAGTAAGTGTTGGAACTCCCACGACTTGACACGCCGATCGCCGAGGGCTCTATCACTTGCAGCAGTtgcaa CGGCTGCTTATTACGAACAAGAAAATCCAATAATGTCTCCAATTACTAATACTAGTACCAGTACCAGTGCCAGTTCCAGTACCAGTGCCAGTTCCAGTGCCAGTACTAGTACCAGTGCCAGTTCCAGTACCAGTACTAATGCCAGCGCCAGTACTAGTGGAAAATCTATGCAAGAGCAACCAAAAGGACTGCAACTTCTTCTTGAAGCCTCTATGCA accAATATTAAAACAGTCTGACGATTCTGGAATAGAAATAGAAAAAGCGGCGGCCGAACTTTCTGTGGCAATGAAATCAGGAAATGGCAAAAGCGTAAAAGAGACTGCAAGTAAATTGCATGCACTtcatcaaaaaaagaaaaaagaaagtACTGAAAATGATAATTCTGCATGGAATGATATTATACGGAGTGCTATTGACAATGATTTACAGTGCAatgtttgttttgaaatatttattaag ccaacAGTGCTTAATTGTTCACACACATTTTGTGAATCGTGCATTCATGTTTGGACCAAGCGTAACAAAAAATGTCCAATTTGTCGTGTgcatattaaatcaaaatcataTTGTTTGACTTTGGATAGCTTCATAGAGAAGATCGTTGAACAGTTGCCAAAGGAAGTTAAACATAAGCGTGGAGTAGCTATAAAAGACCGCAATAATAAGATGAAAC ttgAAAAACCACGACCGAATAGAGCATTCAGAGGTTTTGATCTTGAATCGAACGGTATAGATCTTGTCGCATTATTGGGTTTGGATGATACGATGGACGATGACACACCACGATTCTTCCCgatggacgacgacgacgacgacgacgacggcggcgacgaTGATATTGATGAAGACGTTATTATCGAGGAATCGGAAATGTTCAGAAGGAATTTACATGATACAGTTGTAAACACTAGAGGTGTAAACCCTCTAATGAGTTATATTGTTGGAAACGAAGAACAACCATCAAGTAGATCCGGAACTCGGCCACATAACTCTTCCGCTCGGCACTAA
- the LOC100169173 gene encoding E3 ubiquitin-protein ligase RNF8 isoform X2, with the protein MSPITNTSTSTSASSSTSASSSASTSTSASSSTSTNASASTSGKSMQEQPKGLQLLLEASMQPILKQSDDSGIEIEKAAAELSVAMKSGNGKSVKETASKLHALHQKKKKESTENDNSAWNDIIRSAIDNDLQCNVCFEIFIKPTVLNCSHTFCESCIHVWTKRNKKCPICRVHIKSKSYCLTLDSFIEKIVEQLPKEVKHKRGVAIKDRNNKMKLEKPRPNRAFRGFDLESNGIDLVALLGLDDTMDDDTPRFFPMDDDDDDDDGGDDDIDEDVIIEESEMFRRNLHDTVVNTRGVNPLMSYIVGNEEQPSSRSGTRPHNSSARH; encoded by the exons ATGTCTCCAATTACTAATACTAGTACCAGTACCAGTGCCAGTTCCAGTACCAGTGCCAGTTCCAGTGCCAGTACTAGTACCAGTGCCAGTTCCAGTACCAGTACTAATGCCAGCGCCAGTACTAGTGGAAAATCTATGCAAGAGCAACCAAAAGGACTGCAACTTCTTCTTGAAGCCTCTATGCA accAATATTAAAACAGTCTGACGATTCTGGAATAGAAATAGAAAAAGCGGCGGCCGAACTTTCTGTGGCAATGAAATCAGGAAATGGCAAAAGCGTAAAAGAGACTGCAAGTAAATTGCATGCACTtcatcaaaaaaagaaaaaagaaagtACTGAAAATGATAATTCTGCATGGAATGATATTATACGGAGTGCTATTGACAATGATTTACAGTGCAatgtttgttttgaaatatttattaag ccaacAGTGCTTAATTGTTCACACACATTTTGTGAATCGTGCATTCATGTTTGGACCAAGCGTAACAAAAAATGTCCAATTTGTCGTGTgcatattaaatcaaaatcataTTGTTTGACTTTGGATAGCTTCATAGAGAAGATCGTTGAACAGTTGCCAAAGGAAGTTAAACATAAGCGTGGAGTAGCTATAAAAGACCGCAATAATAAGATGAAAC ttgAAAAACCACGACCGAATAGAGCATTCAGAGGTTTTGATCTTGAATCGAACGGTATAGATCTTGTCGCATTATTGGGTTTGGATGATACGATGGACGATGACACACCACGATTCTTCCCgatggacgacgacgacgacgacgacgacggcggcgacgaTGATATTGATGAAGACGTTATTATCGAGGAATCGGAAATGTTCAGAAGGAATTTACATGATACAGTTGTAAACACTAGAGGTGTAAACCCTCTAATGAGTTATATTGTTGGAAACGAAGAACAACCATCAAGTAGATCCGGAACTCGGCCACATAACTCTTCCGCTCGGCACTAA
- the LOC100161448 gene encoding erbin — MKIMSLLSCFGRKSSNHQYEDYVDFIDMNNSDLVDVPLHIFLYERTLEKLLLSSNHIKDLPSPLFHCGQLKVLHISDNRLEHLPKAIGSLVNLVELDVSRNYLSTIDENIKNCKKLSILNLSANPISIFPIPLTQVLSLEELCLNDTQLEFIPANIGRLINLRVLELRDNKISQIPKAVSRLMQLYRLDIGQNDFIDFPTAISDLYGLHELWIDSNDIVDIPSEVSNLHELWYFDASYNRISKIDQDIQFCSKLKDLHLSFNNLKSLPNSMKHLHDLVTLKVDHNCLKQMNSIFEGLQCLEELDASYNCLETLSPTVGLMRRLITLRLDANRLTSLPTEICSCRSLRELSLRSNNLSSMPDGIGSLQNLVVLMLTQNKITNLPLSVLKLKNLNALWLSENQSKPLTPLQNDYEHETGKHILTCYLLPQREESYIEIKDQNHKPLKTNTRIRFTEDSGLEEPGNLMRVPTPHPKKMRAFAKMLLERKKKNNEISSEFDTQLPTEIDNCSIIDHEAEKMEQLYQMKNCVIEPEKIYEPKVNTQRVPPPYHIAAAYSKQVTFFNNENLS, encoded by the exons AT gaaaatcATGTCTCTTTTATCGTGCTTTGGCAGGAAAAGCTCTAACCACCAATATGAAGATTATGTTGATTTTATAGATATGAACAACTCGGATCTAGTTGATGTACCATTACATATATTTCTATATGAAAGGACTCtggaaaaattattactatcttCTAATCAT atTAAAGATTTACCTTCACCTTTATTCCATTGCGGTCAGCTAAAAGTACTACATATAAGTGACAATAGATTGGAACATCTTCCAAAAGCAATTGGATCTTTGGTTAATCTTGTTGAGCTAGATGTGAGCAGAAATT atttatcaaCAATTGATGAAAACATTAAGAATTGTAAAAAACTTTCTATTTTAAACTTAAGTGCTAACCCTATCTCAATATTCCCAATACCTTTGACACAAGTATTGTCTTTAGAAGAACTCTGTTTAAATGACACACAATTAGAATTTATACCAGCAAACATTGGTAGACTTATCAATCTAAGAGTATTAGAATTAAGGGataataaaatatctcaaaTACCCAAAGCAGTTTCACGTTTGATGCAATTATATAGACTTGATATCGGACAAAATGACTTCATTGATTTT cCTACTGCAATAAGTGATCTTTATGGATTACATGAGCTGTGGATTGACTCCAATGATATTGTTGACATTCCTTCA gaagtTAGCAATCTACATGAACTATGGTATTTTGATGCTAGTTATAATAGAATTTCTAAAATCGATCAAGATATTCAATTTTGCTCAAAATTAAAAGATCTACATTTATCATTcaacaatttaaag AGTTTACCGAATTCAATGAAACACTTACATGATTTAGTCACATTAAAGGTGGATCATAATTGTCTGAAACAAATGAATAGTATTTTTGAAGGTCTTCAGTGCCTAGAAGAACTTGATGCTTCTTACAATTGTTTAGAAACTTTATCACCTACTGTTGGTTTAATGAGAAGATTAATTACCTTACGTTTGGATGCCAATCGATTAACCAGCTTACCAACtg aaatttgtAGCTGTAGAAGCTTAAGAGAACTCAGCTTAAGatctaataatttatcaagtatGCCCGATGGTATTGGAAGCTTACAAAATTTAGTTGTTTTAATGTTGACACAAAACAAGATAACAAATCTTCCCCTTTCAGTTCTTaagttaaaaaatctaaatgcaCTTTGGCTTTCTGAAAATCAAAGCAAACCACTGACACCTTTACAAAATGATTATGAACATGAGactggaaaacatattttaacttgttatttattaccaCAAAGAGAAGAAAGTTATATag AAATTAAAGATCAAAACCATAAAcctcttaaaacaaatacaagaaTCAGGTTTACTGAGGATTCTGGTTTAGAAGAACCAGGAAATTTAATGAGAGTTCCTACACCACATCCAAAAAAAATGAGAGCATTTGCAAAAATGTTATtggaaaggaaaaaaaaaaataat GAAATATCAAGTGAATTTGACACACAACTTCCTACTGAAATTGATAACTGCTCAATAATAGATCATGAAGCGGAAAAAATGGAACAACTttatcaaatgaaaaattgtGTGATTGAGcca gaaaaaatatatgaaccaAAAGTAAACACTCAAAGAGTTCCGCCTCCATACCATATTGCAGCGGCATACTCAAAAcaagtaacattttttaataatgaaaatcttAGCTGA